The Sporocytophaga myxococcoides genome contains a region encoding:
- a CDS encoding PorP/SprF family type IX secretion system membrane protein: protein MKFKLSLSILFIVAVLFTRISKAQDAQFSQFYPAALYLNPALSATYSGFSVSMNHRVQWKNIGTPYSTSQVSVINPFFRPGKTRSPYGAIGLTINNDKTGDGIMKTLGASVNGSYDLPLASLHHVLFGAQIGFIQKSVNYDQLQWGSQYSPEGIDPNAHLDVNLRNHTSSRPDLTGGIMYYFNPLRNYGRRGANFSSFAGMSVYHFNRPKLGLYEASNERLPILYKFNAGLETKLKDRVYILPNTIVQLQERFRQINLGLSLHYYLLDEKFYYKPASKPLVPNEIRFGMWYRIEDSFIFTVSFGNNYYSMGLSYDLNSSSLTRNYRGTGAYELSLIVTPFKPKQRIFNIPKV, encoded by the coding sequence ATGAAATTTAAACTAAGCTTAAGCATACTCTTTATTGTTGCAGTATTATTCACCAGAATTAGTAAAGCTCAGGATGCTCAATTTTCACAGTTTTATCCTGCTGCTCTATATTTAAATCCTGCTCTATCTGCTACATATAGTGGATTTTCTGTTTCTATGAATCACAGAGTTCAATGGAAAAATATAGGAACGCCTTATTCCACAAGTCAGGTATCTGTAATAAATCCGTTTTTCAGACCAGGTAAAACAAGAAGTCCATACGGAGCCATTGGGCTGACAATCAATAATGACAAAACAGGAGATGGAATTATGAAAACTCTTGGAGCAAGCGTTAACGGATCATATGATCTTCCATTGGCATCATTACATCATGTGCTTTTTGGAGCACAGATAGGATTTATTCAAAAAAGCGTCAATTATGATCAGCTGCAATGGGGAAGCCAATATTCACCTGAAGGTATAGATCCAAATGCACATTTGGATGTTAATCTCAGAAACCATACAAGTTCAAGACCTGATCTCACAGGAGGTATCATGTATTACTTTAATCCTCTGAGAAACTATGGCCGCAGAGGTGCAAATTTCAGTTCCTTTGCCGGAATGTCAGTTTATCACTTTAACAGACCTAAATTAGGCCTATATGAGGCATCGAATGAAAGGCTACCAATTCTTTATAAATTTAATGCAGGACTGGAAACTAAATTGAAAGACAGAGTTTATATTCTTCCAAATACAATAGTTCAATTACAGGAGCGCTTCAGACAAATCAATCTAGGCTTAAGTCTTCATTATTACCTCCTTGATGAAAAATTTTATTATAAACCCGCTTCAAAACCGCTTGTCCCGAATGAGATTAGATTTGGAATGTGGTATAGAATTGAGGATTCTTTTATATTTACAGTAAGTTTTGGTAATAACTATTATTCAATGGGATTAAGCTATGATCTTAACTCCTCTTCGCTCACCAGGAACTATAGAGGAACAGGCGCGTATGAACTTTCATTAATAGTTACTCCTTTTAAACCCAAACAACGAATTTTCAATATTCCCAAGGTATAA
- a CDS encoding glycosyltransferase family 2 protein, whose product MSSTERDLSIIVPCYNEAKNIPHIISQFREALKERQNIEVILVNNGSTDNSSEVLIEEFSKINDARFRSVKVEINKGYGFGILSGLDAAEGNVLAWTHADLQTDPIDVIIAYEKFKEINNSRAFVKGKRQNRAWGPAFFTYMMQLIASAELGVKLVDIGAQPKVFSKDFYITYLKNKAPYDFSLDLYAQYFATKYGTIYEIPVVFKTRKFGEAKGGGSLKTRIKVSIRTFKYIRELKKKLNIQ is encoded by the coding sequence ATGAGTTCAACTGAAAGAGATCTTTCAATTATAGTTCCTTGTTACAATGAGGCTAAGAATATCCCTCATATTATTAGTCAATTCAGGGAAGCATTAAAAGAAAGACAAAATATAGAAGTTATATTAGTAAATAACGGTTCAACTGATAATTCATCCGAAGTTTTGATCGAAGAATTCAGTAAAATCAATGATGCCAGGTTCAGATCAGTAAAAGTTGAAATTAATAAGGGATATGGTTTTGGCATATTATCCGGATTAGATGCTGCTGAAGGAAATGTTTTAGCATGGACGCATGCTGACTTACAAACAGATCCTATTGATGTAATCATTGCATATGAGAAATTTAAAGAAATCAATAATTCCAGGGCATTTGTAAAAGGCAAAAGACAAAACAGAGCCTGGGGACCTGCATTTTTTACTTATATGATGCAATTGATAGCGTCAGCCGAGCTTGGAGTTAAGCTTGTTGATATAGGAGCACAACCAAAAGTATTCAGCAAAGACTTTTATATCACCTATCTAAAGAACAAAGCTCCATATGACTTTTCACTTGATCTTTATGCCCAGTATTTTGCTACAAAATATGGAACCATTTATGAAATTCCTGTTGTATTTAAGACAAGAAAATTTGGAGAAGCCAAAGGTGGTGGAAGTTTAAAGACCAGAATCAAAGTATCTATAAGAACCTTTAAATATATCAGAGAATTAAAGAAAAAACTGAATATTCAATAA